From Antennarius striatus isolate MH-2024 chromosome 9, ASM4005453v1, whole genome shotgun sequence, one genomic window encodes:
- the LOC137601070 gene encoding vitelline membrane outer layer protein 1 homolog isoform X2 has translation MVRLFSLAALLALLSAGFCLEKAVQQRAGSLFNDRPFRSMLTVTNGERFGNWTWPEMCPHEFFAVGFSVRVEQNQYALDDTALNGIRLICGKGEDRSFLYTVESHTGYYGDWSQPQYCPRGVLSSFQIRVEPHQGLFGDDTAVNNIRFRCSSNPSMEAPGMDWGEYGSWSDECPHGGICGIETKMEEYQYGLDDSSLNDVRFHCCPRSQQ, from the exons ATGGTCCGTCTGTTCTCCCTCGCCGCCCTGCTGGCGCTGCTGTCTGCCGGCTTCTGTCTGGAGAAAGCCGTCCAGCAGCGAGCCGGCTCGCTTTTCAACGACAGACCGTTCCGGTCGATGCTGACCGTCACCAACGGAGAGAGGTTCGGGAACTGGACCTGGCCTGAGATGTGTCCCCACGAGTTCTTCGCTGTTGGCTTCAGCGTCAGG GTGGAGCAGAACCAGTACGCGTTGGACGACACGGCGCTGAACGGGATCCGCCTCATCTGCGGCAAAGGAGAGGACAGAAGCTTCCTGTACACGGTGGAATCCCACACCGGCTA CTACGGCGACTGGTCCCAGCCCCAGTATTGCCCCCGGGGGGTGCTCTCCTCCTTCCAGATCCGCGTGGAGCCCCATCAGGGTCTGTTTGGCGACGACACGGCCGTGAACAACATCAGGTTCCGCTGCAGCAGCAACCCCAGCATGGAGGCCCCCGGCATGGATTGGGGGGAGTACGGCTCCTGGAGCGACGAGTGCCCCCATGGGGGCATCTGCGGCATTGAGACCAAGATGGAGGAGTACCAGTACGGCCTGGACGACTCCAGCCTCAACGATGTGCGCTTCCATTGCTGCCCCAGGTCACAGCAG TGA
- the LOC137601070 gene encoding vitelline membrane outer layer protein 1 homolog isoform X1 yields MVRLFSLAALLALLSAGFCLEKAVQQRAGSLFNDRPFRSMLTVTNGERFGNWTWPEMCPHEFFAVGFSVRVEQNQYALDDTALNGIRLICGKGEDRSFLYTVESHTGYYGDWSQPQYCPRGVLSSFQIRVEPHQGLFGDDTAVNNIRFRCSSNPSMEAPGMDWGEYGSWSDECPHGGICGIETKMEEYQYGLDDSSLNDVRFHCCPRSQQVFN; encoded by the exons ATGGTCCGTCTGTTCTCCCTCGCCGCCCTGCTGGCGCTGCTGTCTGCCGGCTTCTGTCTGGAGAAAGCCGTCCAGCAGCGAGCCGGCTCGCTTTTCAACGACAGACCGTTCCGGTCGATGCTGACCGTCACCAACGGAGAGAGGTTCGGGAACTGGACCTGGCCTGAGATGTGTCCCCACGAGTTCTTCGCTGTTGGCTTCAGCGTCAGG GTGGAGCAGAACCAGTACGCGTTGGACGACACGGCGCTGAACGGGATCCGCCTCATCTGCGGCAAAGGAGAGGACAGAAGCTTCCTGTACACGGTGGAATCCCACACCGGCTA CTACGGCGACTGGTCCCAGCCCCAGTATTGCCCCCGGGGGGTGCTCTCCTCCTTCCAGATCCGCGTGGAGCCCCATCAGGGTCTGTTTGGCGACGACACGGCCGTGAACAACATCAGGTTCCGCTGCAGCAGCAACCCCAGCATGGAGGCCCCCGGCATGGATTGGGGGGAGTACGGCTCCTGGAGCGACGAGTGCCCCCATGGGGGCATCTGCGGCATTGAGACCAAGATGGAGGAGTACCAGTACGGCCTGGACGACTCCAGCCTCAACGATGTGCGCTTCCATTGCTGCCCCAGGTCACAGCAG GTCTTCaactga
- the brd2b gene encoding bromodomain-containing protein 2b: protein MDAAANPPHDSSLVGLSAGGMEQHSSSGKRIRKPSLLYEDFESPSLPHTMPQGPPVPPQPAVKDPSRPGRMTNQLQFLQRTLMKFLWRHQFAWPFHAPVDAYRLNLPDYHKIIKVPMDMGTIKKRLENNYYRSASECIQDFNTMFTNCYIYNKPGDDIVLMAQSLETIFLQKVVQMPQDELELPPPAPRSKTSRGRGRKSSPRAQQVPAVSQSAYSPSSSDTGDSMLANSPQTVLTKSVPPANIMGLPPTQPTTKKKGVKRKADTTTPSTTGLTVGMSAAPLMVGLGKGGHGGQVHDTSMHPMASMGGGMSLETPPGMGLVRSPGGPVLLQPMMAGTGRRVGSGRPIKPPKKDLPDSVQPHPLRKTKLSPQLRYCSGLLKEMLSKKHTAYAWPFYRPVDVTALGIHDYHDIIKCPMDLSTIKRKMDCREYRDAQQFASDVRLMFSNCYKYNPPDHEVVCMARKLQDVFEFRFAKMPDEPQMDHTAMSMSGHPTSSSSSSSSSSSSSSSTSESEPSSESEESESSPNSDSEEERAHRLAELQDQVCTQLRAMHEQLAALSQGPIVKAKKKKEKKDKREKKKKKKLEKRSRSGRSRAGSEEWKMPGKILKTKSARGGGSQAKKSQGKKSNRNKTAKKPFYPPVAPSMLPHYDSEEEEEIVPMSYDEKRQLSLDINKLPGEKLGRVVHIIQSREPSLRDTNPEEIEIDFETLKPSTLKELERYVMTCLRKKPRKPYGEQGTAAKKGGVAKSKEELTLEKRRELERRLQDVSGQLNSVKKPTKPKAEKPNAAEADAQPSRLSGSSSSSDSSSSSSSSSSSDTSDSDSA, encoded by the exons ATGGACGCGGCAGCCAACCCGCCCCACGACAG CTCTCTGGTGGGGTTGTCCGCCGGCGGGATGGAGCAACACAGCAGCTCGGGCAAACGCATCCGCAAGCCCTCCTTGCTGTACGAAGACTTTGAGAGTCCATCGCTGCCACACACAATGCCCCAGGGGCCGCCCGTCCCGCCACAGCCGGCGGTGAAGGACCCGAGCCGACCGGGTCGCATGACCAACCAGCTGCAGTTCCTCCAGAGGACCCTGATGAAGTTTCTGTGGCGGCATCAGTTCGCTTGGCCTTTCCACGCGCCGGTGGATGCCTACAGGCTTAACCTACCG GATTATCACAAAATAATCAAAGTACCAATGGACATGGGAACCATCAAGAAGCGTCTGGAGAACAACTACTACCGCAGCGCCAGCGAGTGCATACAGGACTTCAACACCATGTTCACCAACTGCTACATCTACAACAAG CCGGGAGACGACATCGTCCTGATGGCCCAGTCCTTAGAGACCATCTTCCTCCAGAAGGTGGTCCAGATGCCCCAAGACGAGCTGGAACTGCCTCCTCCGGCCCCGCGGAGCAAAACCAGCCGAGGAAGAGGTCGTAAGTCTT CCCCCAGGGCCCAGCAGGTGCCGGCCGTGTCCCAGTCGGCCTACTCCCCGTCCTCCTCCGACACCGGCGACTCCATGCTGGCCAACTCCCCCCAGACTGTTCTCACCAAAAGCGTGCCGCCAGCCAACATCATGGGTCTGCCCCCCACCCAGCCGACAACCAAG AAAAAGGGCGTGAAGCGTAAGGCggacaccaccaccccctccaccaccgGCCTGACAGTGGGCATGTCGGCAGCGCCGCTCATGGTGGGCTTGGGGAAAGGAGGCCACGGGGGCCAAGTCCACGACACCTCCATGCATCCCATGGCCTCCATGGGCGGGGGCATGAGTTTGGAGACCCCCCCCGGGATGGGGCTGGTCCGGAGCCCCGGTGGTCCGGTTCTCCTCCAGCCGATGATGGCGGGCACCGGACGCCGAGTGGGCAGCGGACGCCCCATCAAACCCCCCAAGAAGGACTTGCCGGACTCGGTCCAGCCCCACCCGCTGAGGAAGACCAAGCTGAGCCCCCAGCTGCGCTACTGCAGCGGGCTGCTGAAGGAGATGCTGTCCAAGAAGCACACGGCCTACGCCTGGCCCTTCTACCGGCCCGTGGACGTGACGGCGCTGGGGATTCACGACTACCACGACATCATCAAGTGTCCCATGGACCTCAGCACCATCAAG AGGAAGATGGACTGTCGGGAGTACAGAGACGCTCAGCAGTTCGCCAGCGACGTCAGGCTCATGTTCTCCAACTGCTACAAGTACAACCCCCCCGACCACGAGGTGGTGTGTATGGCGCGGAAGCTGCAG GATGTGTTCGAGTTCCGTTTCGCCAAGATGCCGGACGAACCCCAGATGGACCACACCGCCATGTCGATGAGCGGCCACCCGacatcctcgtcctcctcctcctcgtcttcgtcgtcctcgtcctcgtccACCTCGGAGAGCGAGCCCAGCAGCGAGAGCGAGGAGAGCGAGAGCAGCCCCAACTCGGACAGCGAGGAGGAGCGAGCGCATCGATTGGCCGAGTTACAGGACCAGGTGTGCACGCAG CTCCGGGCGATGCACGAGCAGCTGGCGGCGCTGTCCCAGGGCCCCATCGTCAAagccaagaagaagaaagagaagaaggacaaaagggagaagaagaaaaagaagaagctggagaagcgaAGCCGCAGCGGCCGAAGCAGAGCCGGATCCGAGGAGTGGAAGATGCCTGGGAAGATCCTGAAAACCAAGTCGGCCAGAGGGGGGGGCTCCCAGGCCAAGAAGAGCCAAGGGAAGAAGAGCAACAGGAACAA gACGGCAAAGAAGCCCTTCTACCCCCCAGTGGCCCCCTCCATGCTGCCTCACTACGActcggaggaagaggaggagatcgTGCCGATGTCCTACGACGAGAAGCGGCAGCTGAGCCTGGACATCAACAAGCTGCCGGGGGAGAAGCTGGGCCGCGTGGTCCACATCATCCAGTCCCGGGAGCCCTCCCTGAGGGACACCAACCCCGAGGAGATCGAGATCGACTTCGAGACGCTGAAGCCGTCCACGCTGAAAGAGCTGGAGCGCTACGTCATGACCTGCCTGAGGAAGAAGCCCCGGAAGCCCTACGGGGAGCAAg GTACGGCGGCGAAGAAGGGCGGCGTGGCGAAGTCTAAGGAGGAGCTGACGCTGGAGAAGAGGCGGGAGCTGGAGAGGAGGCTGCAGGACGTCAGCGGGCAGCTCAACTCCGTCAAGAAGCCGACCAAACCCAAAG CGGAGAAGCCCAACGCGGCGGAGGCCGACGCCCAGCCCTCGCGCCTCAgcggcagcagctccagctccgactcctcctcctcctcttcctcgtcctcatcCTCGGACACCAGCGACTCGGACTCCGCTTAG